A stretch of DNA from Pseudomonadota bacterium:
AACAACCACCCCCATCTGCAGGTGCCCCTTGCCCCGTTCTATCTCAACGACCACCACGCAGGTCCTGGCGGAATATTCGATTTCTTCCATCCCGAACCGCAACCGCAGGGAAATAATCGGGATCACCTTGTCACGAAGATTGATCACGCCCTTGGCATACTCGGGAATATTCGGCACCGCATGGATTTCGAGATTTCCGATGCCGATAATCTCCTTGACCTTGAGGATACTGATGCCATAAACTTCCGAACCGATATCAAAGGTCAGATATTTCCCCTCAAGACCCTTGCCGGCCACTTTCTCATTCTCTGCTGCTTTTTTGCCCATGGTCCGCTCCTCCTGGTGGATACCGCTGATCGTTCAATCTCTCCGTGACAATTCAGCCTGGTTACAAAAAAGATTATAGCAGGATCGGAAGTGCAAACTGCAAGAAGAAAATGAACGACGGCGGAAAAATGGGGAACGAATCAACTCTCCAGCTGAAGAGACGTTGGTGGTTTAACCATGAGGTGATCCAAATCAGGGCGTCTTTTATCGAGGTTGAAAGCCCCGTGCTGACGAGGAAATCATGCGGAGACTTCGTGTCTCATTTTCATTCTGCGTTTTCCGGCGAGGCAAACCCCGTCATTATTTCAACCCGGTCACGACCGTTCTTCTTCGCCTGGTAGAGGGCGCTGTCGACAGCCTGCAGAAAATCATCACCACTCTGACCCTTCCCGGGCACGATCGAACCCGCCCCCATACTGACCGTAATCCCTTTGATTTTCTCTGCATGCTCATCCCGAAAATCAATTGCGGCGATCCCTTTCCGGATGGCCTCGGCCACGAAAAGAACCCCCGCCTGATCGGTCTGAGGAAGAACCACCGCAAATTCTTCGCCTCCGTAACGGGCAACAAAATCGACCGGTCTTTTCAGCTGGGAAGATATTTTCCGGGCCACCTTCTTCAAACATTCGTCGCCGGTCTGATGCCCGTATTGATCGTTAAAAACCTTGAAGAAATCCACATCCAGAAGGATCAGTCCCATGTGGCACGATTCACGCCGGGCCCTGCCCCATTCCTTGCCGAACAGCTCATCGAAATACCGGCGGTTCCCGACCCCGGTCAGGCCGTCGATATAGGAAAGTCTCTTTAAAGTATTGTTGGCCCTGGTGAGCTGATCGGTCACCTCAAGCAGTTCCTTTTCCCGGGCCTTGCGCTCATCCATCTCATGCTTCAGTTTCAGGAAGGAACGGACTCTGGAGAGGAATTCGGTTTCGGCTGCCGGTTTGACGATATAATCCATGGCCCCGGCGGAAAAGGCCTCTTCAAGCACTTTCATTTCGGAAACCTTGGTGACCATCACCACCGGAACATCCGCGAAAAAATCGATACTCTTTATTTTCCTCAGCGCCTCGATCCCGCTCATGCCTGGCATGACGATATCGAGCAGGATGATGTCCACATCGAGGTATTTGTGGTCGGAGGAATCAAGACCCAGTAACTTGAAAGCCTCTTCGGCCGATCCGGCGAAATTGATATTCTGATATCCCTCACCGTGCAGGATTGAACCCAGCAGACCACGGATCGACTCGGAGTCATCGACGACCAGAATATTTTTTTCTTTTCGAACCATTGAGAGCTCTGTAATAGTAGACAGGAACCTGCCATGCGCTGCGGATGCTTTCCCCTTCGGCAGAATGACCATTGTACCGCGCGGCGCCAGCAGTGTCAATAAAGCAGGAAGTGCAGCAACAGGACGTGATTTTTTTTTTTACTTTTCTTCATTGCAAGGAAAACCATGAGTTATCAACCGATCATCGGATCCCTAGGTTATATCCTCTCCCCCGACCGTCGGCAGACCCTGCTTGTCCACCGGAACGCCCGCGCCGGTGATGATCACTTCAACAAGTACAACGGTCTGGGCGGCAAGATGATGCCGGGTGAAGATATCATGAGCTGTATGAAAAGAGAGATCAGGGAGGAAGCCGGGATCGAATGCCTGGAAACCACCCTTCGCGGCACCATAAACTGGACAGGTTTCGGGCCGTCCGGAGAAGACTGGCTGGGGTTTATATTCAGGATCGACAGCTTCAGCGGCTGTCCGCGCAGCAGCAACGAGGAGGGAACTCTCGGCTGGCACAATATTTCCGACCTAAAAAATCTGCCGATGTGGGAAGGCGACCGTTTTTTTCTGCCTCTGGTCTTCGACCATGACCCCCGGATCTTTCATGGCTATATGCCGTACCGTAAAGGCCGCCCGGTGGGCTGGGAATACCAGAGAGTGTAATCTGCGGAAGAAAAATGAATGGCCAATATCCAACACGGAATAATCAATCTTCAGCGGAATAAAACACCTGCTCGACAATACTCTCACAGATCTTTACCGAAGCGGAAAAAGGAAGCGGGGTATTCGGCCATATTTCGATGTGCCGGAAACCCCGGGATGAAGTCGATGCTTCTCTAAAAATATCCGAAGCCCCCGACCGGGGGCGTAAGATATTATCACCCGCAATCATCAGCGTCGTTGGCATCATAGGTGTTGGCGGCATTCCTGAAGAGATAGTCGTTGACCTTGATCAGATCTTCCTTGCTGATTCCATCCCAGGCGCCGCTCGCGGCACAGGCCGGATAACGGGTGGCAAAGACCCGGTTCCAGCCTTTCATGGTTTTTGATTCACTGTACAGAAACGGCGCTCCCTTGTCGTTTCCCTGAAAATGGCAGTTCTTGCATGACTGAGTAAATATTTTGCTTCCTTCACTCACCCAGCCGCTGTTGTAAAAATCAAGAAACCTGCAGGTCTGGGTCACCTCATCGTACCGCTCTTTCGGGGTTGCCATGGTGTTTCCAGGCAGACAAGAAAACACCATGGTGATCAGGGCAAAAAGGGAAAAGATCCTCAGCATCGTTGCACCTCCGTTACCTTTCGGTAAAGCGAAATTTGATGGACTCGTAAAAAGTCTGATCAGTCCGGATTGCCACCGCTGAATCAATGAGGAAACGGCGCTGTCCGGCCGCCTCGCGGCTTTTTACGAGACCGGCGAATTAGATCAGTATGAACACCCATGTACATTAATACATTCCCGCATGTATTACAATGTGGTATAAACACAATCTTTTAACTAATTAACTGTTTACTTTATTTTCAGTATACATCCATCCAACTCAGGCAGGCAACCACAGAGTATGTGACAACTTTACATTCCGGATATTTCAGGCTCCTGCACGGCAAAAAAATGCTCACCCACCACTATCTCTTTGATTTTGCTGTTTACCAATCACACGTAAACATTTATATAGAACCCTTCCAAACAAACTTAAACAACCCTCATAACATGCCAGACGATAAAGAGATCATTCACCCCCGGGAATCCAGCGATATCCACCGCCTTGAACACGACGGTCGAAAGATCGTCCTGATCGGTACCGCCCATGTTTCAAAAAATTCCGCCGATCTGGTCCGAAAAGTCATCGCCGAGGAGCGCCCCGACTCGGTCTGCGTCGAGCTTGACGAAAAAAGATTCGAGTCCCTCTCCAAGCGGAAGAGCTGGGTCAACCTGAACCTGAAA
This window harbors:
- a CDS encoding diguanylate cyclase, with translation MVRKEKNILVVDDSESIRGLLGSILHGEGYQNINFAGSAEEAFKLLGLDSSDHKYLDVDIILLDIVMPGMSGIEALRKIKSIDFFADVPVVMVTKVSEMKVLEEAFSAGAMDYIVKPAAETEFLSRVRSFLKLKHEMDERKAREKELLEVTDQLTRANNTLKRLSYIDGLTGVGNRRYFDELFGKEWGRARRESCHMGLILLDVDFFKVFNDQYGHQTGDECLKKVARKISSQLKRPVDFVARYGGEEFAVVLPQTDQAGVLFVAEAIRKGIAAIDFRDEHAEKIKGITVSMGAGSIVPGKGQSGDDFLQAVDSALYQAKKNGRDRVEIMTGFASPENAE
- a CDS encoding cytochrome c; its protein translation is MLRIFSLFALITMVFSCLPGNTMATPKERYDEVTQTCRFLDFYNSGWVSEGSKIFTQSCKNCHFQGNDKGAPFLYSESKTMKGWNRVFATRYPACAASGAWDGISKEDLIKVNDYLFRNAANTYDANDADDCG
- a CDS encoding chemotaxis protein CheW codes for the protein MGKKAAENEKVAGKGLEGKYLTFDIGSEVYGISILKVKEIIGIGNLEIHAVPNIPEYAKGVINLRDKVIPIISLRLRFGMEEIEYSARTCVVVVEIERGKGHLQMGVVVDSVSEVLNVSAHEIEAPPQFGTSLDTAFILGMAKVKGDVNILLDIDNVLTREEVEILGDAA
- a CDS encoding 8-oxo-dGTP diphosphatase, coding for MSYQPIIGSLGYILSPDRRQTLLVHRNARAGDDHFNKYNGLGGKMMPGEDIMSCMKREIREEAGIECLETTLRGTINWTGFGPSGEDWLGFIFRIDSFSGCPRSSNEEGTLGWHNISDLKNLPMWEGDRFFLPLVFDHDPRIFHGYMPYRKGRPVGWEYQRV